A section of the Methanoregula formicica SMSP genome encodes:
- a CDS encoding adenosylcobinamide amidohydrolase has translation MRYYLDKSTLFIRGSFRAASTGIGGGVRSVDTLLNHTVPQDWRDDDLSKEIERVAAAEGLGPDLFGLLTSVPVQQACILQYDFITVFITAGIRREPPATAGTINIIVCSSEGMEDSALLETIMVATEAKAEALLGLDLPATGTPTDAVIAASEGETSHRYAGRITPTGLRVRETVLHGVPEALRCHDAGIQSGRPTFFIYSRFQGGHWAEWKPGKECPYYPCHFEGQACDFCYCPFYPCKDESLGQWVESSNGGKIWNCAACTLLHEPAVAAYFRKFPNASREELMQYAEQQKQKK, from the coding sequence ATGAGATATTACCTCGACAAGTCCACGCTTTTTATCCGCGGGTCGTTCCGCGCAGCAAGTACCGGCATCGGGGGCGGCGTCCGTTCGGTCGATACCCTTCTCAATCATACTGTCCCTCAGGACTGGCGCGACGATGACCTGTCAAAGGAGATCGAACGCGTTGCAGCCGCAGAGGGGCTCGGCCCCGATCTCTTCGGCCTCCTGACCTCCGTCCCCGTGCAGCAGGCCTGCATCCTCCAGTACGACTTCATCACGGTTTTCATCACCGCCGGCATCCGCCGCGAACCCCCGGCAACCGCGGGCACGATCAACATCATTGTCTGCAGCAGCGAAGGGATGGAGGACTCCGCCCTGCTCGAAACCATCATGGTCGCAACCGAGGCAAAAGCCGAGGCGCTGCTCGGGCTCGACCTTCCGGCAACCGGCACGCCCACGGATGCGGTAATCGCGGCCTCGGAGGGAGAGACGTCCCACCGGTACGCGGGACGCATCACACCAACAGGCCTTCGTGTCCGCGAGACGGTCCTCCACGGGGTCCCGGAGGCACTCCGATGCCACGATGCCGGTATTCAGTCCGGCCGGCCGACATTCTTCATCTACAGCCGGTTCCAGGGCGGACACTGGGCGGAGTGGAAGCCCGGGAAGGAGTGCCCCTACTATCCCTGCCATTTCGAGGGGCAGGCCTGCGACTTCTGCTACTGCCCGTTCTACCCGTGCAAAGACGAGAGTCTCGGGCAGTGGGTGGAGAGTTCCAATGGCGGGAAGATCTGGAACTGTGCGGCCTGCACGCTCCTGCACGAGCCGGCCGTTGCGGCCTATTTCAGGAAATTCCCGAATGCATCACGCGAAGAGCTGATGCAGTACGCAGAACAACAGAAGCAGAAAAAATAA
- a CDS encoding M24 family metallopeptidase, whose protein sequence is MDMKVPAAELNDRMNRFRERMDRYQPGWELAAITGKVPLYYFTGTMQDGLLLIPQGNGAVFWVRQSFERAQEESLFPDIRAMRSYRDIAAATKKVPQTVYLETELMPIAQFQRIKKHMPFANVQAVDAEISAVRARKSPYELKHMEHAGKIHRRVLEDLAPEMLAEGMDEATLICELYSVMVREGHQGLIRFGGFNEMLIGQVGFGTSSLCPTCTDTPGGVSGMHPSSPQMGSPHRKLKQGDLVVIDIGCGYKGYQTDKTQSYMFGRPIPDAAIEQHHRCVRIQDEAASMLKPGAVPSEIYRTVMAGLEPEFLKNFMGYGNRQVKFLGHGIGLWIDETPVIAEGFNEPLEEGMVLALEPKKGIPHVGLVGIENTFVVTPHGGRSLTGKNKGLLEVY, encoded by the coding sequence ATGGATATGAAAGTCCCGGCAGCAGAACTGAATGACCGTATGAACCGTTTCCGGGAACGGATGGATAGGTACCAGCCCGGGTGGGAACTGGCAGCCATCACCGGCAAAGTCCCGCTTTATTATTTCACCGGAACCATGCAGGACGGCCTCCTTCTGATCCCTCAGGGAAACGGGGCAGTCTTCTGGGTACGGCAGAGTTTCGAGAGAGCACAGGAGGAGTCGCTTTTTCCCGATATCCGGGCTATGCGCAGTTACCGGGACATTGCTGCTGCCACAAAGAAAGTCCCGCAAACCGTTTACCTCGAGACGGAACTCATGCCGATCGCGCAGTTCCAGCGGATAAAAAAGCACATGCCGTTCGCTAATGTCCAGGCAGTGGACGCAGAGATCAGCGCAGTCAGGGCACGAAAGAGCCCCTATGAACTGAAACACATGGAGCACGCCGGCAAGATCCACCGTCGCGTACTCGAAGATCTCGCCCCCGAAATGCTCGCGGAAGGGATGGACGAGGCTACCCTGATCTGCGAGCTGTATTCTGTCATGGTACGGGAGGGTCATCAGGGGCTCATCCGTTTCGGCGGATTCAACGAGATGCTGATTGGGCAGGTCGGGTTCGGGACCAGCTCTCTCTGCCCGACCTGCACGGATACCCCGGGGGGCGTCTCCGGTATGCACCCCTCGTCCCCCCAGATGGGCAGTCCGCACCGGAAACTCAAACAAGGCGATCTGGTAGTCATCGATATCGGCTGCGGGTACAAGGGTTACCAGACCGACAAGACCCAGTCCTATATGTTCGGCCGGCCGATTCCCGATGCAGCGATTGAACAGCACCACCGCTGCGTCCGGATTCAGGACGAGGCGGCATCGATGCTGAAACCCGGGGCAGTCCCGTCAGAGATCTATCGTACGGTCATGGCCGGCCTTGAGCCGGAGTTTTTGAAGAACTTCATGGGATATGGCAACCGCCAGGTAAAATTCCTCGGCCACGGGATCGGGCTCTGGATCGATGAGACCCCGGTCATTGCAGAAGGCTTCAATGAACCGCTTGAGGAGGGGATGGTCCTTGCCCTCGAACCCAAGAAAGGGATCCCTCACGTGGGACTCGTGGGAATCGAGAACACGTTTGTCGTAACACCGCATGGGGGCCGGTCGCTGACCGGGAAGAACAAGGGGCTGCTGGAAGTATACTGA
- a CDS encoding deoxyhypusine synthase, which translates to MTQPCEMPVTQLHVKPKMTVNELVVAMSEAGAYNGGSLARAADIWEQMLKDREATKFFGLAGAMVPAGMGGIVSDLIRAGHIDVLVSTGANLTHDIIEAIGCHHFHGTAFCNDIELRHDEINRIYDVYLPNDAFEHFEEFMQEVFGQLEPGSTISISGLLEHIGKNTKSGILHTAARNKIPVYNPAVQDSMIGLQYWLFSQTNKITVDAFADMQSLMDRCFTATKAGAMLVGGGVPKNFILQSMLMTPNGFTYAIQLTGDRPDLGGLSGATLDEARSWGKITEDAQAVTVYGDATITLPVLAAAVTERLSQ; encoded by the coding sequence ATGACACAACCCTGTGAGATGCCAGTTACCCAGCTCCACGTGAAGCCGAAGATGACGGTGAACGAACTGGTGGTGGCGATGAGCGAGGCAGGCGCCTACAACGGCGGATCGCTCGCACGCGCCGCGGATATCTGGGAGCAGATGCTCAAAGACCGGGAGGCAACGAAGTTCTTCGGGCTTGCCGGCGCGATGGTCCCTGCGGGCATGGGCGGGATCGTCTCCGATCTCATCAGGGCCGGCCACATTGACGTGCTCGTCTCGACCGGCGCCAACCTCACGCACGATATCATCGAGGCCATCGGCTGCCACCACTTCCATGGCACTGCGTTCTGCAATGACATCGAGCTCCGGCACGACGAGATCAACCGGATCTACGATGTCTACCTGCCAAACGACGCCTTCGAGCACTTCGAGGAGTTCATGCAGGAGGTATTCGGCCAGCTCGAACCGGGCTCCACCATCTCCATCTCGGGACTGCTCGAACATATCGGGAAGAACACGAAGTCCGGTATCCTCCACACCGCCGCCCGGAACAAGATCCCGGTCTACAATCCTGCGGTGCAGGACTCTATGATCGGCCTCCAGTACTGGCTCTTCTCCCAGACCAACAAGATCACCGTGGACGCCTTCGCAGACATGCAGTCGCTGATGGACCGGTGCTTCACAGCAACAAAGGCCGGCGCCATGCTCGTTGGCGGCGGCGTACCTAAGAATTTTATCCTCCAGAGCATGCTGATGACGCCGAACGGGTTCACGTACGCGATCCAGCTCACGGGCGACCGGCCGGACCTGGGGGGGCTCTCGGGCGCAACGCTGGACGAAGCCCGGTCCTGGGGCAAGATCACCGAGGACGCACAGGCCGTGACTGTGTACGGCGATGCAACGATCACCCTCCCGGTCCTTGCCGCCGCGGTGACGGAGAGGCTTTCGCAATGA
- a CDS encoding winged helix-turn-helix transcriptional regulator: protein MDPTKRSAIGRLSRLFLAAACLVLLIAPATAYTPPYSALSWSDNPPDGEAKLPVPVDVWHVPPVTTLLVFIALFLPFCLVPLEIFLSCAGVIVLNFRRVRKKGVFENDCRALVYRHIVTYPGSGFTEIMRSLPVNRGTLHYHLNVLCREKLVVAFSVHRRTCYFQNAGKFSDPEKDAIARLKTSASLPICEFLSSFPDASRQDIAQRLKTTGSTVSWHMRRLCEARLITSAREGRTVRYSLTPVAVKVIGDLRIYENQQAGSACDAGREHGERTHAAPSLCPDRYPSIRRESHGDHYAGVLEPEP from the coding sequence ATGGATCCTACGAAGAGGAGCGCCATCGGCCGTTTATCGCGTCTCTTTCTGGCCGCGGCCTGCCTGGTTCTTCTCATCGCTCCTGCAACAGCATATACACCGCCCTATTCCGCTCTCTCCTGGTCGGATAACCCGCCGGATGGCGAGGCAAAACTCCCGGTTCCGGTAGATGTATGGCATGTCCCCCCGGTGACGACACTCCTGGTATTCATCGCCCTTTTCCTGCCGTTCTGCCTCGTACCTCTGGAGATCTTTCTTTCATGTGCGGGTGTTATCGTCCTGAACTTCCGGAGGGTCCGGAAAAAAGGAGTGTTCGAGAACGATTGCCGGGCGCTGGTCTATCGTCATATCGTAACGTACCCGGGTTCGGGGTTCACCGAGATCATGCGGAGCCTGCCGGTTAACCGCGGGACACTGCACTACCACCTGAATGTCCTCTGCCGCGAGAAGCTCGTCGTTGCCTTTTCAGTGCACCGCAGGACCTGTTACTTCCAGAACGCAGGGAAATTTTCCGATCCGGAGAAGGACGCGATTGCTCGACTGAAAACCAGCGCCAGCCTCCCGATCTGCGAATTCTTATCTTCCTTCCCCGATGCATCGCGCCAAGATATTGCACAGAGGCTGAAGACCACCGGTTCTACGGTGTCGTGGCATATGCGGAGACTCTGCGAGGCACGGCTTATCACATCGGCAAGGGAGGGAAGGACGGTCAGGTATTCGCTGACCCCCGTTGCGGTAAAGGTTATCGGCGATCTGCGGATCTACGAGAACCAACAGGCAGGGAGTGCCTGCGATGCCGGCAGGGAGCATGGCGAAAGAACGCATGCTGCGCCGTCACTATGTCCGGACAGATACCCATCAATACGGAGAGAATCTCACGGCGATCATTATGCCGGAGTCCTGGAGCCGGAGCCATGA
- a CDS encoding single-stranded DNA-binding protein — protein MDYSEAANRISRKFAQGEKTPDVKKIEGKLKRLVDEFGVQPSEAERSVTSELAKEYNLPASGSGAGGSGGGTQEKKIAEGIPGEWVTIEGKIVALSAPTSASIAQSGIIADDSGAIRFVVWAKSNAPAMAEGSWYRIESAVVDEYKGVANLKVHSGTTIKEVAEDRSLIPTPTPIKDLRPGIGGVRAKFVQEWEANHERMLQSGLLGDETGTIKFVIWKEPGKEKLIPGAVYNIFYAQVDEFNGRLSLNLNAATILQEEGEIAVSGGETSFTGAIVHIAPGSGIIKRCPVEGCNRALSRQNYCPVHEIQPKFVYDLRIKGWLDDGEKAHNVLIQRDVVEALTGISLAKAQEIAENNPLGMDEIFLQMRDAVLGRYITCHGREIDGRLLVNKCDKVAFASGEHTALLNRAGGAPS, from the coding sequence ATGGATTATTCCGAAGCAGCAAACAGAATCTCCCGAAAATTTGCCCAAGGCGAAAAGACACCTGATGTAAAGAAGATCGAAGGCAAGCTCAAAAGGCTCGTGGACGAATTCGGTGTCCAGCCCTCAGAAGCGGAGCGCAGCGTGACAAGCGAGCTGGCGAAGGAGTACAACCTCCCTGCATCGGGTTCCGGTGCCGGCGGATCGGGCGGCGGCACGCAGGAGAAGAAGATCGCCGAGGGCATACCCGGCGAATGGGTGACCATTGAAGGAAAGATCGTGGCACTCTCGGCACCGACATCGGCATCAATTGCCCAGAGCGGGATCATTGCCGATGACTCCGGGGCGATCCGGTTCGTTGTCTGGGCGAAGTCCAATGCCCCTGCCATGGCCGAGGGATCATGGTACCGCATCGAATCGGCTGTCGTGGACGAGTATAAGGGCGTGGCCAACCTCAAGGTCCACTCCGGAACAACCATTAAGGAGGTCGCAGAGGACCGTTCACTCATCCCGACTCCAACACCCATAAAGGACCTGCGTCCCGGTATCGGTGGCGTGCGGGCCAAGTTCGTGCAGGAGTGGGAGGCAAACCACGAGCGGATGCTCCAGTCCGGCCTGCTGGGCGACGAGACCGGTACCATCAAGTTCGTGATCTGGAAGGAGCCGGGGAAAGAGAAACTCATCCCCGGTGCCGTGTACAATATCTTCTATGCACAGGTAGACGAGTTCAACGGCCGGCTCTCACTGAATCTGAACGCGGCAACCATCCTGCAGGAGGAGGGCGAGATCGCGGTGAGCGGCGGGGAGACCTCCTTCACCGGTGCCATCGTCCATATCGCACCGGGCTCCGGTATCATCAAGCGCTGTCCGGTGGAGGGCTGCAACCGTGCCCTCTCGCGCCAGAACTATTGCCCGGTCCACGAGATCCAGCCGAAATTCGTGTACGACCTCCGGATCAAGGGGTGGCTTGACGATGGTGAAAAGGCCCATAACGTCCTGATCCAGCGCGATGTGGTTGAGGCACTGACCGGAATCTCCCTTGCAAAGGCACAGGAGATCGCGGAGAACAACCCGCTCGGGATGGACGAGATCTTCCTCCAGATGCGGGACGCGGTACTCGGACGGTACATCACCTGCCATGGCCGCGAGATCGACGGCCGCTTGCTCGTCAACAAGTGCGATAAAGTGGCGTTCGCCTCGGGCGAGCATACAGCGCTCTTAAACCGCGCCGGGGGGGCACCCTCATGA
- the pyrF gene encoding orotidine-5'-phosphate decarboxylase, whose amino-acid sequence MTELILALDVTDKKQALKIAEACAPHLDAIKLGYPLILSSGLSIAGELEELDKPLIADFKVADIPNTNKLIAEQVFDAGFSSIICHGFIGADAIRACVDVAADYGGACFVVAEMSHPGATAFFHGGTAEKIAALAVECEADGIIAPATRPERVTILREIVGRRKILSPGVGAQGGDASTVAKLVDGIIVGRAIYEAKDPVTAITEFSAARTA is encoded by the coding sequence ATGACCGAACTCATCCTTGCGCTGGACGTGACCGACAAGAAGCAGGCACTGAAGATCGCAGAAGCCTGCGCTCCGCATCTCGACGCCATCAAGCTCGGTTATCCCCTCATTCTCTCAAGCGGCCTCTCGATTGCCGGTGAACTGGAGGAGCTGGACAAGCCCCTCATCGCGGACTTCAAGGTGGCCGACATCCCCAACACGAACAAGCTCATCGCGGAGCAGGTCTTCGATGCCGGTTTCTCCTCCATCATCTGCCACGGGTTCATTGGGGCTGATGCGATCCGGGCATGCGTGGATGTCGCCGCCGATTACGGGGGGGCCTGCTTCGTTGTCGCGGAGATGAGCCACCCGGGCGCAACTGCCTTCTTCCACGGCGGGACTGCCGAGAAGATTGCCGCGCTCGCCGTAGAGTGCGAGGCTGACGGGATTATCGCCCCGGCAACGCGCCCGGAGCGCGTAACAATCCTGCGCGAAATCGTGGGGAGGCGGAAGATCCTGTCCCCGGGCGTGGGTGCCCAGGGGGGGGATGCGTCCACCGTCGCGAAGCTTGTTGACGGCATCATCGTGGGGCGGGCGATTTACGAGGCAAAGGACCCGGTAACCGCGATAACGGAATTTTCCGCGGCCAGGACCGCGTAA
- a CDS encoding PAS domain S-box protein translates to MKKISVLYVDDEPGLLELTKVYLEQSDRFEVTVLPSAALALKHLKTRSYDAIISDYQMPGINGIEFLKQIRKTNDGIPFILFTGRGREEVVIEALNHGADSYLQKGGDPKAQFAELEHRIRSHVQRKWAQDALSESEKKYRRVVENAHEGIYIIQDERIIFSNPHIIERITECGISEADFLSKPFFTFIHPDDRQLMRDRYYRRIENGESFSRYPFRMVNSSGAVYWWDIYAVVIDWNGRPATLNFARNITEQYSLEERLSDSECRYRELLDLLPKTVIGMDTEFNLTFINRSGEEKWGYANGEILGKLAITDLIAEADRGRIRNALLKATEGERITELETIATLRNGRTFPVKLYLSPMIRKSNIAGFLAVCVDISDFRDARTMLAYTNNKLDLMGKINCHDLHNQLTILDGYLALAEKKTKDQDVLRYLHRIGNATKTIRIQMSFMEQYMKIGSSVPLWQNIEELISNIHPDLLSGTIRIDIDLGGLEIYGDLLLEKVLYNLFDNAIRHGGHVTAIRISFDNTETGIDLVFEDNGIGIPESEKKKIFTCGYGKNTGLGLFVIEQILSISGITIAETGEPGKGARFVMHIPAGSFRFVPIPSIKPG, encoded by the coding sequence ATGAAGAAGATCTCCGTTCTCTATGTCGACGATGAGCCGGGGCTGCTCGAACTTACCAAGGTCTATCTCGAACAATCCGACAGGTTCGAGGTTACGGTACTGCCGTCTGCGGCCTTGGCTCTCAAACACTTAAAGACCCGCTCGTACGATGCCATCATCTCCGATTACCAGATGCCGGGGATAAACGGGATAGAATTCTTAAAGCAGATCCGGAAGACCAATGATGGGATCCCGTTCATCCTCTTCACAGGAAGGGGACGGGAGGAAGTAGTGATCGAGGCCCTGAATCACGGCGCCGATTCCTATTTGCAAAAAGGAGGGGATCCCAAGGCCCAGTTCGCCGAACTGGAACACCGGATCCGGTCGCACGTCCAGCGGAAATGGGCGCAGGACGCACTCTCTGAATCCGAGAAAAAATACCGCCGGGTTGTCGAGAACGCTCATGAAGGTATATACATTATCCAAGATGAACGGATCATATTTTCCAACCCCCACATTATCGAGAGAATTACCGAGTGTGGTATATCAGAGGCGGATTTTTTAAGCAAGCCGTTCTTTACCTTCATCCACCCGGATGACCGTCAGCTGATGCGCGATCGGTACTACCGGAGGATTGAGAATGGCGAGTCCTTTTCCCGGTACCCGTTCCGGATGGTCAATTCATCTGGGGCGGTATACTGGTGGGATATCTATGCGGTAGTCATTGACTGGAACGGCAGACCCGCCACCCTCAATTTTGCCCGAAATATCACGGAACAATACTCCCTTGAGGAGCGGCTCTCTGACAGTGAATGCCGGTATCGCGAACTACTGGATCTCCTACCCAAGACCGTGATCGGGATGGATACAGAATTCAACCTGACCTTCATCAACAGGTCGGGCGAGGAGAAATGGGGCTATGCCAACGGGGAGATCCTCGGCAAGCTGGCCATCACGGATCTGATCGCGGAGGCCGACCGGGGGAGGATCCGGAACGCGCTCCTGAAGGCTACCGAAGGCGAACGGATCACGGAGTTGGAGACCATCGCAACTTTACGGAACGGGCGGACATTTCCCGTGAAACTCTACCTTTCGCCCATGATCCGTAAATCCAACATCGCCGGCTTTCTTGCGGTCTGCGTGGATATCTCCGACTTCAGGGACGCACGGACAATGCTGGCGTACACGAACAACAAGCTCGACCTGATGGGAAAGATCAACTGCCATGACCTGCACAACCAGCTTACTATTCTCGACGGATACCTGGCGCTTGCAGAGAAGAAAACCAAGGACCAAGACGTACTGCGGTACCTGCACAGAATCGGCAATGCCACGAAAACCATCCGGATCCAGATGAGTTTCATGGAGCAGTACATGAAGATTGGTTCGTCTGTCCCGCTCTGGCAGAATATTGAGGAACTCATCAGTAATATTCACCCGGACCTGCTCAGCGGAACGATCCGCATCGATATCGATCTTGGGGGGCTGGAGATCTACGGGGACCTCCTTCTCGAAAAGGTGCTGTACAATCTTTTTGACAATGCCATACGCCATGGCGGACACGTGACCGCGATCCGGATATCCTTCGATAATACCGAGACTGGCATTGATCTGGTCTTTGAAGATAACGGGATCGGCATCCCGGAATCCGAAAAGAAAAAGATCTTCACCTGTGGATACGGGAAAAATACCGGTCTTGGGCTGTTCGTGATCGAGCAGATCCTTTCCATCAGCGGGATCACCATTGCCGAAACTGGAGAGCCGGGCAAGGGGGCACGGTTTGTCATGCATATCCCGGCAGGATCGTTCAGGTTCGTGCCAATACCTTCAATAAAACCCGGATAG
- a CDS encoding RPA family protein, which produces MSTNARDMPRREGAFEREPARRVFAAELRECRYQFKDGEDEKSPTFALLPSGQRSNRIFLVGTLTEKTRQGEQNMFYRGRVVDPTGTFFVMAGSYQPEAMQQLAKIEPPQFVAVIGKPNLYQKPDGSWLVSVRVESITVVDKETRDLWVLDTAKHTLDRVDAFAKEPTPDILKAKEQYPTIDPSLFRKIAYDALAQIKM; this is translated from the coding sequence ATGAGCACGAACGCCCGCGACATGCCCCGCCGCGAGGGCGCTTTCGAGCGCGAACCCGCACGCCGGGTCTTTGCCGCCGAACTCCGGGAGTGCCGGTACCAGTTCAAGGACGGCGAGGACGAGAAGAGCCCAACCTTCGCTCTGCTACCCAGCGGCCAGCGCTCGAACCGGATCTTCCTTGTCGGCACCCTGACCGAGAAGACCCGGCAGGGCGAGCAGAACATGTTCTACCGGGGCCGTGTCGTGGATCCGACAGGAACGTTCTTTGTCATGGCCGGCAGCTACCAGCCCGAGGCAATGCAGCAGCTGGCGAAGATCGAGCCCCCGCAGTTCGTTGCCGTGATTGGGAAACCGAACCTGTACCAGAAACCCGACGGCTCGTGGCTCGTCTCGGTCCGGGTCGAGTCGATCACAGTAGTGGACAAGGAGACCCGCGACCTCTGGGTGCTCGATACCGCAAAGCACACGCTGGACCGGGTCGATGCATTCGCTAAGGAACCGACGCCTGACATCCTGAAGGCAAAGGAGCAGTACCCCACGATCGACCCGTCGCTCTTCCGGAAGATCGCGTACGATGCGCTGGCGCAGATCAAGATGTGA
- a CDS encoding DUF1858 domain-containing protein — MSEITADSTIYELLKAKPEATEALFKFGMGCVGCAIARGETIRQAAEAHGIPLPELLNALGIKE; from the coding sequence ATGTCTGAGATAACCGCTGACAGCACGATCTACGAGCTCCTCAAGGCAAAGCCTGAGGCAACCGAGGCCCTCTTCAAGTTCGGCATGGGCTGTGTCGGCTGCGCCATTGCCCGCGGCGAGACCATCCGCCAGGCAGCCGAGGCACACGGCATCCCGCTCCCCGAGCTCCTCAACGCGCTTGGTATCAAGGAATAA
- the nrdD gene encoding anaerobic ribonucleoside-triphosphate reductase, with protein MDWTAEQRRLAEHYKTLSDIPEHDRKYKCHTCHLIVEENPCPNCGETHLEIMCPLDHCNCTHEVIAGIEYCPLCGQAVCPECGSHDVTQISRVTGYLQDVSGWNAGKQQELKDRTRYSVA; from the coding sequence ATGGATTGGACCGCAGAACAACGCAGACTGGCAGAGCACTACAAGACACTATCCGACATTCCCGAGCATGACCGTAAATACAAGTGCCACACCTGCCACCTCATTGTCGAGGAGAACCCGTGTCCGAACTGCGGCGAGACACACCTCGAGATCATGTGCCCCCTCGACCACTGCAACTGCACCCATGAAGTGATCGCGGGCATCGAGTACTGCCCGCTCTGCGGCCAGGCGGTCTGCCCTGAGTGCGGCTCCCACGACGTCACCCAGATCAGCAGGGTCACGGGATACCTGCAAGACGTCTCCGGCTGGAATGCCGGCAAGCAGCAGGAGCTCAAAGACCGCACCCGCTATTCTGTTGCATGA
- a CDS encoding TolB family protein codes for MAMKRGILVTGIVLLLLFGICPGSGADSPETSYLIAKSNAEKYNAIACDEGNVAWVEYGAGTDSGDYSRAIYRYNVSGGRKDLVIHDPSWKRELAISGNRYVWSDGRGIFLYDNAQGRLTFLVSPASQYSPCIDGSTVVWVEYNKQEYSLVMYDAVSGGHRTVVSSAGSLGDPAISGDRVVYRESGPGNDLMILLNLTTMEKTVLFDGPCSRAMSAIDGDHVVWADGRNGPYQVFLYDLKSGISGPVSPSDSFQMYPDVSGDLIVWEDYRNSPTGSLNYRRGGGDIRLYDMASNMTKIVAEGQFSMEFPRISGEFIVWSGGRDDAHDVFLYHYPGNRTNNFSGKNEGTGYSATPTTFPTPGTNVRYYSTISKREIEWYSLESSLDRKKISFELRWNDPGASLSLTLVSPGGSTWHFTDADDSRQDRAVRMTISGISGGYLEPGKWTVAIAGDSVDGTVPYDLCWY; via the coding sequence ATGGCCATGAAGAGGGGAATACTTGTTACCGGGATTGTTCTTCTCCTTCTTTTTGGTATTTGCCCGGGTTCCGGGGCGGATTCGCCCGAAACGTCATACCTTATCGCAAAAAGCAATGCCGAAAAGTACAATGCAATCGCCTGCGACGAGGGAAATGTAGCATGGGTCGAGTATGGAGCGGGAACGGATTCCGGAGATTATTCACGGGCTATCTACCGCTATAACGTGTCGGGCGGGAGAAAAGACCTGGTGATCCATGACCCTTCGTGGAAGCGCGAACTGGCAATCTCCGGGAACCGGTACGTATGGAGCGATGGCCGGGGGATTTTTTTGTACGATAACGCACAGGGCAGGCTGACGTTTCTGGTCTCCCCCGCAAGCCAGTACTCACCCTGCATCGACGGGAGTACGGTCGTCTGGGTGGAATACAACAAACAGGAATATTCCCTCGTGATGTACGATGCGGTGTCGGGCGGGCACCGGACCGTGGTATCGTCAGCCGGTTCCCTGGGAGATCCGGCAATTTCTGGCGACCGGGTCGTTTACCGTGAATCCGGGCCCGGAAACGACCTGATGATCCTTTTGAATCTCACAACCATGGAAAAGACAGTCCTTTTCGACGGGCCGTGTTCCCGCGCCATGTCCGCGATTGACGGGGATCATGTCGTCTGGGCCGACGGGCGCAACGGGCCGTACCAGGTCTTTCTCTATGACCTGAAGTCGGGGATTTCAGGACCGGTAAGCCCCTCGGACTCCTTCCAGATGTATCCCGATGTATCGGGCGACCTGATCGTCTGGGAGGACTACCGGAATTCTCCAACGGGTTCTCTTAATTACCGCCGGGGAGGCGGCGATATCCGGCTCTATGACATGGCCTCGAATATGACAAAAATCGTGGCAGAGGGGCAGTTCTCCATGGAATTCCCAAGAATTTCCGGGGAGTTCATTGTCTGGTCAGGAGGGCGCGATGACGCGCACGACGTCTTCCTGTACCATTATCCGGGGAACCGCACGAACAATTTTTCGGGGAAGAATGAGGGAACCGGCTACTCTGCCACGCCAACAACCTTTCCCACACCGGGCACCAATGTCCGTTATTACAGCACCATCTCGAAGAGGGAGATCGAATGGTATTCGCTTGAGTCTTCGCTGGACAGGAAGAAGATATCGTTCGAGCTCCGGTGGAACGATCCCGGTGCCTCGCTGTCCCTGACCCTGGTGAGCCCGGGTGGTTCGACATGGCATTTTACCGACGCCGACGATTCCCGGCAGGACCGGGCTGTCCGCATGACAATCTCCGGAATTTCCGGAGGATATCTCGAACCGGGGAAGTGGACCGTGGCGATAGCGGGAGATTCGGTTGACGGTACTGTCCCGTACGACCTCTGCTGGTACTGA